Proteins encoded by one window of Enterobacter hormaechei subsp. xiangfangensis:
- a CDS encoding TRAP transporter large permease — protein MDAFVLLFTLAILLALGMPVAFAVGLSAVAGALWIDLPLEALMIQITSGVNKFTLLAIPFFILAGAIMAEGGIARRLVNFAYVFVGFIRGGLSLVNIVASTFFGAISGSSVADTASIGSVMIPEMEKKGYPREYAAAVTASGSVQAILIPPSHNSVIYSLAAGGTVSIATLFIAGVLPGLLLGVSLMVLCLCFARKRGYPKGDKIPFRQALKIMLDALWGLMTVVIILGGILSGIFTATESAAVACLWAFFVTMFIYRDYKWSELPKLMCRTVKTVTIVMILIGFAAAFGAVMTYMQLPMRITEFFTSLSDNKYVILMYLNIMLLLIGTLMDMAPIILILTPVLLPVTNALGIDPVHFGMIMMVNLGIGLITPPVGSVLFVASAVSKQKIEHVVRAMLPFYGMLLVVLGMVTYIPAISLWLPGLLGMQ, from the coding sequence ATGGATGCTTTTGTTTTGTTATTCACCCTCGCCATTTTGCTGGCGCTGGGGATGCCGGTGGCCTTCGCCGTCGGCTTAAGCGCCGTGGCGGGCGCGCTGTGGATTGACCTGCCGCTGGAGGCGCTGATGATCCAGATCACCAGTGGAGTGAATAAATTTACCCTGCTGGCGATCCCGTTCTTCATTCTTGCCGGGGCGATCATGGCGGAAGGGGGTATTGCCCGACGGCTGGTTAACTTCGCGTACGTTTTTGTCGGCTTTATTCGCGGCGGGCTGTCGCTGGTGAACATCGTGGCATCAACGTTCTTCGGCGCGATTTCCGGCTCGTCGGTGGCGGATACGGCGTCTATCGGCAGCGTGATGATCCCGGAGATGGAGAAGAAGGGCTATCCGCGCGAATACGCGGCGGCGGTGACGGCCAGCGGGTCGGTGCAGGCGATCCTGATCCCGCCCAGCCACAACTCGGTGATTTACTCCCTGGCGGCAGGGGGAACGGTTTCCATCGCCACGCTGTTTATCGCGGGCGTGCTGCCGGGCCTGCTGCTGGGCGTGAGCCTGATGGTGCTCTGCCTGTGCTTCGCCCGCAAGCGCGGCTATCCGAAGGGGGACAAAATCCCGTTCAGGCAGGCGCTGAAAATCATGCTCGATGCCCTGTGGGGGCTGATGACGGTGGTGATTATCCTCGGCGGGATCTTGTCCGGGATATTCACGGCGACCGAATCTGCCGCCGTGGCCTGCCTGTGGGCGTTTTTCGTCACCATGTTTATCTACCGCGACTATAAATGGAGCGAACTGCCGAAGCTGATGTGCCGCACGGTGAAAACCGTCACCATCGTGATGATTTTGATTGGCTTTGCCGCGGCGTTTGGCGCGGTAATGACCTACATGCAGCTGCCGATGCGCATCACCGAATTCTTCACGTCGCTCTCCGATAACAAATACGTGATCCTGATGTACCTCAATATCATGCTGCTGCTGATTGGCACGCTGATGGACATGGCGCCGATCATCCTGATCCTGACCCCGGTGCTGCTGCCGGTGACCAATGCACTGGGTATCGACCCGGTGCATTTCGGGATGATCATGATGGTGAACCTGGGGATTGGGCTGATCACGCCGCCGGTCGGATCGGTGCTGTTTGTGGCGAGCGCGGTGAGTAAGCAGAAGATCGAGCACGTGGTGCGGGCGATGCTGCCGTTTTACGGTATGTTGCTGGTGGTGCTGGGGATGGTGACGTACATCCCGGCGATTTCATTGTGGTTGCCGGGGCTGCTAGGGATGCAGTGA
- a CDS encoding TRAP transporter small permease, with protein MSELYLKWMDRLYLLAMVVAGLSLLVMTIVIPIGIFSRYVLNRGESWPEPIAIICMVTFTFIGAAVSYRAGSHIAVNMLTDRLPASLQRVCARVVDLLMLLISGLMCWYSYWLCVELWEQPVAEFPLLTSGESYLPLPVGSAILILFVLERLLFGSQENRPVVLIGNHS; from the coding sequence ATGTCCGAACTCTACCTGAAGTGGATGGACCGTCTGTACCTGCTCGCCATGGTGGTGGCGGGTCTCTCGCTACTGGTGATGACGATTGTGATCCCCATTGGCATCTTCTCTCGCTATGTGCTCAATCGCGGCGAATCCTGGCCGGAGCCGATCGCCATTATCTGCATGGTGACGTTTACCTTTATCGGCGCGGCGGTGAGCTATCGCGCCGGGTCGCATATCGCGGTCAACATGCTCACCGACCGCCTGCCCGCGTCGCTGCAAAGAGTATGCGCGCGAGTGGTGGATCTGCTGATGCTGCTCATCTCCGGCCTGATGTGCTGGTACAGCTACTGGCTGTGCGTCGAGCTGTGGGAGCAGCCGGTGGCGGAGTTTCCGCTCCTGACCTCCGGCGAAAGCTATCTGCCGCTGCCTGTCGGGTCGGCCATTTTGATCCTGTTTGTGCTTGAACGCCTGCTGTTTGGCTCGCAGGAAAACCGTCCGGTCGTGCTGATCGGCAATCACAGTTAA
- a CDS encoding TRAP transporter substrate-binding protein, whose translation MKTTLKPLLAALCLSAFACTVSAQTIKAADVHPEGYPNVVAVQHMGEKLKQQTDGKLEIKVFPGGVLGDEKQMIEQAQMGAIDMIRVSMAPVAAILPDIEVFTLPYVFRDEDHMHKVIDGDIGKQIGDKLTANPKSRLVFLGWMDSGTRNLITKEPIVKPDDLKGKKIRVQGSPVALATLKAMGANSVAMGVSEVYSGMQTGVIDGAENNPPTFIAHNYMPVAKNYTLSGHFITPEMLLYSKVKWDKLSADEQQKILTLAREAQFEQRKLWNAYNDQALAKMKAGGVQFHDIDKTVFIKATEPVRAQYGDKHQDLMKAIADVQ comes from the coding sequence ATGAAAACGACCCTCAAGCCGTTACTGGCCGCGCTGTGTCTGTCTGCTTTTGCCTGCACCGTTTCTGCCCAGACCATTAAAGCCGCCGATGTGCATCCCGAAGGCTACCCGAACGTGGTGGCGGTCCAGCACATGGGTGAAAAACTCAAACAACAAACCGATGGCAAGCTGGAGATTAAGGTCTTCCCCGGCGGCGTGCTGGGGGATGAAAAGCAGATGATTGAGCAGGCGCAGATGGGGGCGATCGACATGATCCGCGTCTCCATGGCGCCGGTGGCCGCCATCCTGCCGGATATCGAAGTGTTTACGCTGCCCTACGTATTCCGCGATGAAGACCACATGCACAAGGTGATTGACGGGGATATCGGCAAGCAGATCGGCGACAAACTCACCGCCAACCCGAAATCGCGTCTGGTCTTCCTTGGCTGGATGGATTCCGGCACCCGCAACCTGATCACCAAAGAGCCGATCGTCAAACCGGACGATCTGAAAGGGAAGAAAATCCGCGTGCAGGGCAGCCCGGTGGCGCTGGCCACGCTGAAAGCGATGGGGGCGAACTCGGTGGCGATGGGCGTCAGCGAGGTTTACAGCGGCATGCAGACCGGGGTGATCGACGGCGCGGAGAACAACCCGCCAACCTTTATCGCCCACAACTATATGCCGGTCGCCAAAAACTACACGCTGAGCGGCCACTTCATCACCCCGGAAATGCTGCTCTACTCCAAAGTGAAATGGGACAAGCTCAGCGCTGACGAACAGCAAAAGATCCTGACGCTGGCCCGCGAAGCGCAGTTCGAGCAGCGCAAGCTGTGGAATGCGTATAACGACCAGGCGCTGGCGAAAATGAAGGCCGGCGGCGTGCAGTTCCACGACATCGATAAAACGGTGTTTATCAAGGCGACAGAGCCGGTGCGCGCGCAGTATGGCGATAAGCATCAGGATCTGATGAAAGCCATCGCTGACGTTCAGTAA
- the tusA gene encoding sulfurtransferase TusA, with product MTDLFSSPDHTLDAQGLRCPEPVMMVRKTVRNMQSGETLLIVADDPATTRDIPGFCTFMEHELVAQQTETLPYRYLIRKG from the coding sequence ATGACCGACCTGTTTTCCAGCCCAGACCACACGCTTGATGCTCAGGGCCTCCGTTGCCCGGAGCCGGTAATGATGGTGCGTAAAACCGTCCGTAACATGCAGAGTGGCGAAACGCTGCTGATCGTCGCCGATGACCCGGCTACCACCCGTGATATCCCCGGCTTTTGTACCTTTATGGAACATGAACTGGTGGCGCAGCAAACCGAGACCTTGCCGTACCGGTATTTGATTCGTAAGGGGTAA
- a CDS encoding 7-cyano-7-deazaguanine/7-aminomethyl-7-deazaguanine transporter, with protein sequence MNSFTQSQRVKALFWLSLFHLLVIISSNYLVQLPISIFGFHTTWGAFSFPFIFLATDLTVRIFGAPLARRIIFAVMIPALFVSYAISSLFYMGSWQGFEALTHFNLFVARIATASFMAYALGQILDVHVFNRLRQNHRWWMAPTASTLFGNVSDTLAFFFIAFWRSPDAFMAEHWMEIALVDYAFKVLISLVFFLPMYGVLLNMLLKRLADKSEISALQAG encoded by the coding sequence ATGAACTCCTTTACACAATCGCAGCGCGTCAAGGCGTTGTTCTGGCTTTCGCTATTTCATCTGCTGGTGATCATCTCCAGTAACTATCTGGTACAGCTTCCCATCTCCATTTTTGGTTTCCATACCACCTGGGGCGCGTTCAGTTTCCCGTTTATTTTCCTTGCGACGGATTTAACCGTGCGTATTTTTGGCGCACCGCTGGCGCGGCGGATTATTTTTGCGGTGATGATCCCGGCACTGTTTGTCTCCTACGCCATCTCCTCGCTGTTTTACATGGGAAGCTGGCAGGGCTTCGAAGCGCTGACGCACTTCAACCTGTTCGTCGCGCGTATTGCCACCGCCAGCTTTATGGCCTACGCCCTGGGGCAGATCCTCGATGTCCACGTGTTTAACCGCCTGCGTCAGAACCATCGCTGGTGGATGGCGCCAACGGCCTCCACGCTGTTCGGTAACGTGAGCGATACGCTGGCCTTCTTCTTCATCGCCTTCTGGCGCAGCCCGGACGCCTTCATGGCAGAACACTGGATGGAAATCGCTCTGGTGGACTACGCCTTTAAGGTGCTTATCAGCCTGGTTTTCTTCCTGCCGATGTACGGCGTACTGTTGAATATGCTGCTGAAAAGGCTGGCAGATAAATCTGAAATCTCCGCATTGCAGGCAGGTTAA
- a CDS encoding DcrB family lipoprotein yields the protein MRNLVKYVGIGLLVVGLAACDNSDTKTPAQGASAESNATGQPVSLMDGKLSFSLPADMTDQSGKLGTQANNMHVYSDATGQKAVIVIVGDDTSEDLGVLAKRLEDQQRSRDPQLQVVTNKSVELKGHTLQQLDSIISAKGQTAYSSVVLGKVDNKLLTMQITLPADNQQKAQTAAENIINTLVIQ from the coding sequence ATGCGCAATCTGGTTAAATATGTCGGGATTGGCCTGCTGGTTGTTGGCCTTGCAGCCTGTGATAACAGCGACACCAAAACGCCTGCTCAGGGCGCGTCAGCAGAAAGCAACGCCACCGGTCAGCCGGTGAGCCTGATGGATGGCAAACTCAGTTTCTCTCTGCCCGCGGACATGACCGACCAGAGCGGTAAGCTGGGTACCCAGGCGAACAATATGCACGTCTATTCCGATGCCACCGGCCAAAAAGCGGTGATTGTGATCGTCGGTGACGATACCAGCGAAGATCTGGGCGTGCTGGCCAAACGCCTGGAAGATCAGCAGCGCAGCCGCGACCCGCAGCTTCAAGTGGTCACCAACAAGTCTGTTGAACTGAAAGGCCACACGCTGCAACAGCTGGACAGCATCATCTCTGCCAAAGGCCAGACCGCGTACTCCTCCGTGGTGCTCGGCAAGGTGGACAATAAACTGCTGACCATGCAGATCACCCTGCCGGCAGATAATCAGCAGAAAGCGCAGACCGCCGCTGAAAACATCATTAACACCCTCGTGATCCAGTAA